The Littorina saxatilis isolate snail1 unplaced genomic scaffold, US_GU_Lsax_2.0 scaffold_371, whole genome shotgun sequence genome contains the following window.
gtcttaaaatgggggagaTCTTAAATTTAGGGGTCATAAAATGGGGGGAGATCTTAagtttgggggtcttaaaatggggaaagATCTTAAGTTTGGGGGTCATAAAATGGGGAGAGATCTTAAGTTTGGGGGGTCATAAAATGGGGGGAGATCTTAagtttgggggtcttaaaatggggaaagATCTTAAGTTTGGGGGTCATAAAATGGGGGGAGATCTTAAGTTTGGGGGTCATAAAATGGGGGAGATCTTAagtttgggggtcttaaaatggggaaagATCTTAagtttgggggtcttaaaatggggaaagATCTTAactttgggggtcttaaaatggggggagaTCTTAagtttgggggtcttaaaatggggaaagATCTTAAGTTTGGGGGTCATAAAATGGGGAAAGATCTTAagtttgggggtcttaaaatggggggagaTCTTAAGTTTGGGGGTCATAAAATGGGGAAAGATCTTAagtttgggggtcttaaaatgggggaaagATCTTAagtttgggggtcttaaaatggggaaagATCTTAagtttgggggtcttaaaatggggaaagATCTTAagtttgggggtcttaaaatggggggagaTCTTAAGTTTGGGGGTCATAAAATGGGGAGATCTTAAgtttgggggtcttaaactggGAGGAGATCTTAAGTTTGGGGGTCATAAAATGGGGAAATATCTTAAGTTTGGGGGTCATAAAATGGGGGAGATCTTAagtttgggggtcttaaaatggggggagaTCTTAagtttgggggtcttaaaatgggggagaTCTTAAGTTTGAGGGTCATAAAATGGGGAAAGATCTTAAGTTTGGGGGTCATAAAATGGGGGAGATCTTAAGTTTGGGGGTCATAAAATGGGGGAGATCTTAagtttgggggtcttaaaatggagggagatcttaaatttgggggtcttaaaatggggggagaTCTTAagtttgggggtcttaaaatgggggagaTCTTAAGTTTGGGGTTCATAAAATGGGGAAAGATCTTAAGTTTGGGGGTCATAAAATGGGGGGAGATCTTAagtttgggggtcttaaaatggggggagaTCTTAAGTTTGGGGGTCATAAAATGGGGAAAGATATTAagtttgggggtcttaaaatgggtgttCCTCTGTATACGGCAACCTGTGTGAAAACCTTAGTTTACTGCGAATGGTCAACCAGAAAACCACTGAAGGCGGTTGCACGGGGCCCgaaataattataattattcgTTTCCGGCACGTTCAGCCATACCTTCTGTCCTGCAGTCAGGTGAACGACAGCATGGACAGACGCCGACTGTGAGAATAATGCTACATCTGTTAGAACATAATCCACCTCTGTACCGTCCACCACCAGAGACAACACTGAATAGCGATCCCTTTTGGGGTCCTCTGTGGTGGCCAGGAAGCAGTAGGTGGCTGTGTACGGCGCGGAGAACTTCCCGGTGCTGCCATCGTAGGCGTTGCCATGGTTATTGACCACTGTGGGCAGGATGAGGGTGGACCCCGCGGGGAGATCGTGTTTTTCTGTGTCCAGTCTGGCGTGGAAGCTGACCGTTTGGTTCAGCAGTACTGCAACACAGACATGTTTTGAAATCAAAAAGGGTAACGCATTactctttttcttcattttcttattctttatctTAATCattatcctcctcctcctcctccttctcctcctcctcctcctccttctcctcatcatcctcctcctcatcatcatcaccatcatcatcatcatcatcatcatcctttctcctcctcctggtcgtcatcatcatcatcatcatcatcatcctcatcatcatcatcatcatttctcctcctcttcctcctcctcctcttcctcctcctcctcctcctcctcctcctcctcatcatcatcatcatcatcatcatcatcaacatcatctgtatcatcatcatcatcattaaaaaaaaatgtctgagttATTTCAtaattttaaaattattttagACAGGCCTACATTTTTTACAAGCACGTCTAGACACAAAGTTGTGATTTCGGAAAAATTCACTGAACTCCTTGCAATCATTTCAGTATGGTTCATGGATGGGACTGAAAAATTTCATGAATCCTAAATAGaaccacacaccaaaaaaacaaaaaacaaaaaaaagaagagagaaacaaaaaccgggccataatcgaatccggatttccggcgcataccggaagaatcccacccatggtGATTACAAAGAAACAGTGTACAATTACTGGTGAAGTATCACGTATCGTTCCTTTTTAGCTAGCGGTTACCCGGCCACTGAGGACAATTCACAGTACACGCGAAcaggtttttttaatttccatATGTTCGTTTGTGTTCAATGATTAGGGCCTATATCTTATAATAATAAAATATATAGGTCTAGCTTACGGTTTTCCAAAACGTCCTTTTCAGTTTTCAGGGCGTTGTACTTGGTCGTCAGGTCGCTGTTCTTACTATCCAGGGCGTTGTACTTGGTCGTCAGGTCGCTGTTCTTACTATCCAGGGCGTTGTACTTGGTCGTCAGGTCGCTGTTCTTACTATCCAGGGCGTTGTACTTGGTCGTCAGGTCGCTGTTCTTACTATCCAGGGCGTTGTATTTGGTCGTCAGGTCTCTGTTGTTGCTCTCCAGGGCGTTGTACTTGGTCGTTAGGTCGCTGTTCTTCCTCTCCACGTCGTGAACCCGTGTTTTCAGGGCGTTGTATTTGGTCTTCAGTTCGCTGTTCACATTCTCTTGGGATGCCTGACGGGTCTCCAGAACTGCCAGACGAGCCTCCATCTTGTCAACCGTCAGAGTGGCCGAAGAGGGAGGGAGGCGGCAGGTGTAGGTCCCCCCTTCCACAGGGTTGGGCAGCTTCAGGAGGAAAGAGCCGCTCTGCTCTGTTTGTCCTGACGGGGTCTAGAACAATGCGGAGAATAACATTGTTTACAAAAACTTGATTTAACCTCTTTTACTTTGCTGCCGatactgattttttttattccactaaaaaaaaaaatttttaaagtcgcgtgaagcgatataaaatcACTTAGTCAGTCGTTATCAAACTTTAAAGATCAATACCAGAAGCCAGGCATCACCGAGACTATCTTCAGATAGTTTCAGCGACCCATACCCGAAGACCGAGGcaggtcacgctcgtctccgcgaagcatatgtGACCGTAGTACTTACCAAACTTATTTTCTTTCAATCTGAGCACATGTTTAGAGTAAACATTTGAATTCAAGagaagatgaagaatacaatgcaatcattttttaatctgcttctgaaaattcgatttttaatgaAAACTTTAATGAGTAAAtaaattaactaatttttaaacttccgaactgaaatgcaatcccatagtccggaggtcatcgaagattgcttgacaaaaatgtcaatcaatttggttgaaaaatgagggcgtgacagtgaggtctcaactttcactaaaagctgGATATTAcctcatcaaagatatttataaaaaaaataaaaaaataaaccagttctggggatatcatacccaggaactctcatgctaagttttatgaagatcggtctagtagttttattggaatcactctacacacacacacacacgcacacacacacacacacacacacacacacacatacacacacacgcacacacacacacacacacacacacacgcacacgcacgcacacacacacacacacacacatacacagacacacacacacacacacgcacacacacacacacacacacacacatacacacacacacacacacacacacacacacacacactatatttACACTTCAAAGCGAGACGGTATGGGACTAAGATTATACCCACCTCCGAGTTCACTTCAAAAGGAGGGTGTGTTGGGAGTGTAAAGGTGCCACACCGTAGAACCACCTGGTACTGATGAGTTGAGTTGTCGTACTCCACCACAGGCTGCTGTGTTACGTGTAAGTGTTTATCTGTTGTCTCAAGCCCGTCTGAGTgaaacgcacagacaaacagtggACACGAGGCTGAGTGGGGGCATAGGCTGCattgcggtgtgtgtgtgtgtgtgtgtgtgtttgtgtgtgtgtgtgtgttcgtgtgcgtgtgtgtgtttgtgtgtgcgtgtgtgtgtgtgtgtgtgtgtgtgtgtgtgtgtgtgtgtgtgtgtgtgtgtgtgtgtgcgtgtgcgtgtatgtgtgtgtgtaaacgccaaatatgtgtgtgcgtgtgtatatgcgtgtgtgcgtgcgtgcgtgcgcatctgtgcatgtgtgtgtctgtgtgggatAGAAAAACACTGGGCGTGAGCATGTCAGAAGGGAAGACACCAACCTGAGATAAAGACAAAAACAGATCTACGAAGCGACGTCACAGCACCCGCTGCAGATTGCCCGACAACTTCCACGGAGTAATTTCCCTTTGCAATGGCTTCTACGCCGTCAATCTCTATACCAGCATTGCTGATCTTTCGGACGCGGCCTGAAAACGCTGGGAATATCAAAAATTGTCCATGTACTTCTGTTGCAATCAATTCCTCCGATCTTTCCGAATAAAACCACTGGATGTCCATTACGCTGTCTCCTCCCGACAGGGTCAGGTTCCACGGAAGTGAAAGCGTGCCTCTCGCGCATGCGTAGACCACGGCGTTGTCCTGAAGGCCAGAGGACCACATGAAGCAGTCTGCACCTGACAAAACAGTCACAATATCGTACGTGCTTGTGAAACAAAACACAGCAAAAgggaacaaacaaaacaaaacaaaacaaaacaaaacaaacgcaCTTACTTCaaccaactcaactcaactcaactcaactcaaattttattggcttcaattttcatagaagaatttgtcttgcgcttgggagaaagtaagagtataacatataaaaacagcattcatatcacatttcatgtgtcacacacagtaatcactagtataagcctacaattatcacatttgtacctgtatcatacatgcaaataaatagtatcacatttccacgtatcacacacaatatatacattacataacatacagcaagcttccatctcccgccccccccccctcccacacatacatatcctcgcacgtgcgtcgactccatacaaatgacatcatcagtccattaactaaaatgcacaatgactggtagtgggtacatgatacttaatacgtgctcaactagacctgctaactaaaataataacagaaacaagaacaaggactgggcacaacatttacacgtgtgtgacctacttacatcaggtgcctgtgatctataaaaaacaatgattgcgtttaaagtaaaacatgaataatgccgatgtttactaacaatgaatacataacaactaagataagaatgtatgtgctttcataatatgattattttataaaacacagtggggaaatttggaaaataatttttatacgaaactgcgcacatcgagtcgagctctgtagcgtgtgtgttcggaggcaggagacacacatggctgtggatattaattgttcggtggattaaaaaggataccccgacttcggcagggcagaaggaggtacaagacggtgtgctgtattgctgtgtgtgtgtgtgtgctgtgcagacattctgtgttatgtgcatgttctattctcgtctgtccgtaggcttcctctgagggcctattgtgtacaaattaggcaaaacgaaacaaaacgaaATGAAACAATTCGATACCAAAAAAACCTAAACGAAACGAAACAGAATCAAATAAACATTACCTAACCTAATCTAACATTACGAAACGAATTGAATTGAAACTTTAATCTGACGTTAAGTACtttgtatcacacacacacacacacacacacacacacacacacacacacacacacacacacaaaacacacacacacaacacacgcacgcgcgcgcgcaaacacacacacacacacacacacacacacacacacacacacacacacacacacacacacacacacacacacacacaccgaaacaTGAGTAATGAGAATTTGGCAACAGATGCGTAGCTACATTTTCGTCTACATGCTGACGCAAAATGTTGTGATATTCAGCTACGCATGCGCAGACAAGCTACATCATCGTATATTGTTTTCATTCTTACCCGTGGACAATAAAACCAGCACAAGTCCTGCTACAATTGGTGTAGACATGTTGGCGAGTAAATCAAAGAGTTGTGTCTTTCCGAAAACCACACAGCCAAATCTCTTCCGTAGAGTAAAACGCGAAGTGAGAACTAAAGTACAACGTGCATAGTATCAACATTTACCGACAGAACAAGCACGACATCTAATCAGTCTACTACAGTGATATCAGAAGTGAGAACTAAAAATGCAGAAGCAAGAATATTTATAGGAACAACTTCGATTATAGTGAAACCCCTTTCTAATatcaacgccccccccccccccccccccatgtaaTACT
Protein-coding sequences here:
- the LOC138955400 gene encoding girdin-like yields the protein MEARLAVLETRQASQENVNSELKTKYNALKTRVHDVERKNSDLTTKYNALESNNRDLTTKYNALDSKNSDLTTKYNALDSKNSDLTTKYNALDSKNSDLTTKYNALDSKNSDLTTKYNALKTEKDVLENLLLNQTVSFHARLDTEKHDLPAGSTLILPTVVNNHGNAYDGSTGKFSAPYTATYCFLATTEDPKRDRYSVLSLVVDGTEVDYVLTDVALFSQSASVHAVVHLTAGQKVWLNVPETNNYNYFGPRATAFSGFLVDHSQ